Genomic segment of Schistocerca piceifrons isolate TAMUIC-IGC-003096 chromosome 1, iqSchPice1.1, whole genome shotgun sequence:
AATcgccctcgtgagcatccctaTCACAGGTGATCCATTTAGCTAGGTGTTGACAAGACGTTCtggtgtggttgaaacgatgacactggtagcagcgcatcgggttcgGAATATATGGCTAGACTGTGATAATTTCGTAGCCTGCTTTGAgtttggacggaagcaccactctatcaaaggtgagaaaaagagtgcaggtGGGTACTAAGAAGGAAACTACCTTCTTCATTACACGATGGACAGTAATGACGCCCTGATCAGAAGGTATGATTTAATTTCGGCCTCGGTTGGAcggtcgagcagcctggtgtatattacaccacgggaagaattcaaagttctacggCCTCGACACGAACGGGGTAGCCATGGAGaggcgaggcagcaagcagttgttgtgcttgagaatcagaagtagtctgcAAAAGCAAaatgccattccgtaaacgagagcaggatttcacaggcccGACAACTGcatcaacacttttctgaataataaacggatttaccgtggcggaggactgactgtcttcagaacATGAGACCATGAGGCATcgtggtgcagcgggaagggtctttgaatcattactCTCATTACGGTTACGTTTCGTAAACGTTGATTGGGAAGATGCGAGAAAATCACCCATGACAGCCAGCGTCTCCGAtcgcgcgctccttccaactgggggccccttcacaagggggcgcactcgccttaggtgattgttcacacctcaggtcacacctcccaaacacctggcagagggaccaatcggcaatttgggaaggttgcagctcagccAATCacgcctccctgggcctggcctgtaccatagggtatgtgcgaaccctacctgtcgatccAGGGCTGGGATTTACGCGTTACCCAGCCACCTGTTATGCGTCAGAcccgtgggctggccttcaggagcgcacaaggatgaataagaaaaagaggaacctcaaacaccgGAGGGATgaaaggagaagggaaacaaagaaaggaaaatcgaGCGAAAaaaaggtgagactgttcttacgtcagTGACAGTCAATGCAGAACATTTCCagtaacatcccagacatgttctccaaGTGAGGGGAAAAGGATAGCAAGAGgatacacatgcagcacaaaagggaaaaaatgctgcaaagactAGGGCCCCGTGGCAACAaagcacgaacccaccaaagagtggcgagcctccTGGGGGACAGTGTTCGACATATGGTTCTGGCGTATCGTACTACCTCTACAGCAGCACTTTGAGCAACAATGACGCAAGGAAGTCTTACAAATCGGTTATTCCAAGGACGCTCTGAGCCAGACCTCCTGTAAAGTGCATTCCACTGTCGAGAAACCGCCAtcttttgtgacttcagtggtgtcaagcgagagcacagTGAAGGTGCACTGTGGAAGTCTGCTGTTttgtctgatgaaagctggttgtacCCTGCTTTCAGTTATGGCCGTGTGCTGGTTAAGAGGAGACCAGATGAGGggctgcagccaacctgtctgcatgctagacacactggacctacacctggagttggcatgacagcaggagcactctcctggttatcccacgAACCCCCACTGCAAATTTTTGCATcaatctggtaattcgacctgttgcgctgccattcatgagcagcattccaagaggtgttttccaacatgataacgctggccctcgtaccgctgttgtaacccaacatgctctacagagtgtcgagatgAAGCTTTGGTCTGCTCGAgtaccagatctgtttccaatcgagcacatatcggatatcatcggatgacaactcatCCACAAACTGCAGTACCCGTtcgtgtattgaccgaccaagtgcaacaggcatggaactccatgccacTAACTAGCATCTGACACTTGCATAACGCAATGCATGTAGGTTTACATGCTTGCATTGATCATTCTGGCGatgacaccggttattaatgtgtcagaatttcacatttgaaatggcttatcccgcgcttgcaatgttaatcacatataTTTCTTAGACTAATGAACTCTGAAATTTGAATACCTACGttacttattttttggtgttgcaatttttttccgtcaatatatattgaggtgGAGTTTTCGTCAAGTTATAGTGAACAATATGGCGAATTTCTTGACGTTCTAAAGCTGTTTTTATCGTCTGCAATAGGTGAATTGCGACACCAATAGCGTTTTTTTCCCTAATGGTACTATAAAGTTTTTTCCTGTGGCATTTGAAACAAGAACTTCAACAACATAACTTGATCAAGTAATATCAAGATAACAGTACTGCAAACCACTGCCCTGCCATCAGGAGAAGTGGTTCTACGAACTTCAATCCTGTTATACCAAATGCGCACAAGCACTTAACTCAGGTACATTTCTTCTGCTTATTATGACGGCTGTCAAAGCAAATGCCCAAAATACTTTCCGTGAGTATTGCTACTTGCTATAAAATGATTCGGGAGAATCAGTACTGGACGTTGAATTTCATCTAGAATTAACGGCAGCACAGGCCCATCTTATAAGGCACCTCATGCCTCCGTGAGTCATCGGCGTTTTTTCATAGACCTTAACGTTAGTTCCGgcgttctctaaatgttctcttaGGAGGCCCTGCCATTACAGATGCGAAATGGCAGGGACATCCGTCGTGATGGTACCACACTGATCGCCTCATGTCCAGTAGGATGTCTTCCAGTAACTGAGACAGCAGCAtatcttaggaactcgagatacttgAGAAATTTGGATTCCCATTAACAAAACGGGGACTAATGACACAGGTCTGGACAAATACGCACCAAACGTTGACAGACGAACAGCGTTGTTTTTATCCATTTCTTTgagtcatcgtggattttcagttgacGATTAGTGCGTATTGCGAAGATTGACTTGTCAACAATTTGTAAACGATGCTTCTACCTGAAAAATAATTTTGCGCAGCTTGCACTTTTTGTAGACAACTTTCGCAGAAGTGTAACCAATTTTGGATGAAATGAGGGGGATACAGTGTTCTCAGAACACTCATTTTATGATATCCATCGTAGTTGTgagatgcctcttagtgacatttgcattgtgtgttactTCTTTGATCAGTTGTTGTTTTTCCGTGACgtattttactctccacacttccagTATAGAACTGTTTTTAGAATATTTATAAAGGCAGACCTTGAATTCTTGTCACGATCTGGATATTCTTCAGCATACAACCTCACAGCTGCTGTAATATTTTGGCGACATACGCCGTAAACGATTTccactttttcgactgtcgtatacatTGCGAATGTCTCAGAAGCTTTACGAGGAAGTTATCTGACTGCTACAGCAGCATAACGCACACTGATAGGCTTCAGGTGCACAGGTAAATGAAACCATACCTGAGTAACGTGTTTGTTTCCATTGGTTATAATAGGGCAGATATTTATGGCACCTCTTCTCCTGACGGTGGGACAGTGGTTCGCGGTACTGTTATCTTTGTACTATTTGGTCGAGTCCCACACATGTTATGTTGTTGaaattctcttagaagcttctttcaaatgccacagaaaaagtgTGTAGTCCCATTAGAAAGAACAAAGTCGGTGTCATAATTCGGCAACtagaaacgataaaaattacttgcgaactcCAGGAACTTCACCATATTGTCTCCTATAAGTTGGTGAAAACCGTACCTCAAGGTATTTATTCCTTACGGAATATTTAGGGTCGGCTGTCTTCGCTGCCTCGCCTTGTATAACAACCTGTCGTGCTGTCTTGCAAGACCCGCACGTGAGTCAGATGTGTATCAATTTCGTGCTGCTAATTAATTCCTCTGCCAAAATATCTGAATGATTCCCCATCTTCGTTCTTAAAACACATGACATACTGCCATTTAAAATATTATAACATAACTGGATTATTACCGATGCATTGGTGTACTGTACGTGCAATACTGACATGTGTAGAATGACGTGTAGTTTGCCGAGCTAAACTGTTTACTCAACAAGACTCTCAAATCACGTTACaaccgtaaaaaaagaaaaaaaacttccttGATGACAACGATTGCCCTTAGCTGGTGTACGTGAAAAAATTACATGGTCCCAGCTGAGTATTTCATAAGCTGCAATACGCCAATCAGTAATCAAGAAAGAATATTGAAACTGTAGAGGTTACCAAAATGGTTCTTGTATCTCATCATCATTGCAGTATGATATCAGTAAACGAtgttattacactgtcatcaatacAATTTTTTGGGAACCTCTGCTTTTTACTGAATATTCAGTTTCCTTTCCCTGCACGATATAATCTCTGAAGCTTGAGCAATTTCTTATTCAAGGAAAGAAAATTGTACATCTTATATACATACCTCTTCCGATAAAGCACTGTTTCTGTCCACTACGAGAGTTCTCGCCTCAATAGTTTTCAGGAATTCTAAAAGTTCAGTTGAAGTCGTTCCGTTATATCCCAAAGTTTTGGCGTACCGTATTGCCCTGTCGCTTGGGTTTTTAGAGAATGCCCAAGGGTTTAACGCTGACCCGCTCATTGCTATAGCGTTCTTGAACAGTCCTGGCGAAAAGCGGAGACATATGATAAGTTTTAGCGATCACGAATAGCACAACTGTATTGTGAATTTTATAAGCAAATCTAATATCGTAATTTAAAAAGTACATGTGACTCTATTGATCtatattacattatttgtaaattaaaatacaacGTAAAGTATACGAAGATAGACATTTCCAACTGGAGCTCATTACACAACAAAATTCTTTTGGGTTTGTGACCTCTTCGTAACTGTAAAAACTGTAACCAGAGTTTCTATTAATGTTAGAGTCAGCATTCATTGGGTTGACATTAATTATTCGTTGATGTGTTACCTAATCAGAAAATGATTATACAGTGTGAAGTATTTCTTTCCAGAACATATGGGAATGTCTACAGGCACTCAGCTAAGAGTGCTCTGCTACAAATTTCGTTACATAAGTATTCGTCGTATCATGATCAAACTACTGTAGATTTTTGAGGAAGATTCCATGATGTGACATTTAAAAATAATACTGAGTACTGCGAGGACGGAACTCAGCTCTCGTCGTCCGGCCATCAAGATCCGGGAATTCTGTGAATTTCCGAGAGTATCTGGTGTGAGTGCTACAGTCCTTGCTGCAACTAGTGCTCCACCTCTTTTCAGATCCGCACTGAGTAAAGGTGAAAGTATTAAGTTACGTCCTTCCTTAATTTCAATGATTACACTAATGTTTCTATTCATACCTCTGCAATAATACAACGACATATTTTTACCTAACGTTAATGCAAACACAAATACTCAATCTATGATGCGAAATGGTTTGGCCAGTACTGCTCACGGAAACAAGAAGATAACGGAAGAGTACTCCACCTTCACTCACTGGAGCTGCTAGCTCATTTAATTTTAATAGGAATAATCCTAAGGTTTCAGGACATCGTGACCATTCTTCCATGCTCACCGCTTCAGTGTCCATTTTTGGTAGAATGTCGTCAGTAAACCAACGGATTGCTTGCAATAAAGCGTCACCTTTTGAGAGGCAACTGGTGGCCAAGGAATGCTTCTTGTGCTATACAGGTCCAAAACGATATAATCTAATGCTATAGTCTTTGTGGAGAACTCGCGATCATTAGGCGGAGAGTGAAGGATGTTCAGCTACGTATGGAAACCCTCCAGCCCAGATTTCTATTCTGCAGAGATTCGTTGTGGTCTCCTGAAATAACACtataaaaattgattctgagataAGTTGACTTTTTGGTCAACCCCTTTATACAATGCCACGGACGCTAGACAGAGATGGGACGCTGCAGAATAACACCCGTCACTTCACCACACTACAATATGTGCTCAAATGTAtttggacacctgttagtggacactaATACGGGGTGTGCCCACCGCTCGCCTTTATGACgggttgaactctgctggggagaaCGTCAACGAGTTGTCttaatatcgggtgatcaaaaagtcagtataaatttgaaaacttaataaaccacggaatagtgtagacagagaggtaaaaattgacacacatgcttggaatgacatggggttttattagaacaaaaaaaaaaaaaaaacaaatattgctagacgcgtgaaagatctcttacgcgcgtcgtttggtgatgatcgtgtgctcagccgccactttcgtcgtgcttggcctcccaggtccccagacctcagtcagtgcgtTTATTgattttggggttacctgaagtcgcaagtatatcgtgatcgaccgacatctctagggatgctgaaagacaacatccgatgccaatgcctcaccataactctggacatgcattacagtgctgttcacaacattattcctcgactacagctattgttgaggaatgatggtggacatattgagcatttcctgtaaagaacatcatctttgctttgtcttactttgttatgctaattattgctattctgatcagatgaagtgccatccgtcggacattttttgaacgtttgtatttttttttggttctaataaaaccccatgtcattccaagcatgtgtgtcaatttttacctctctctacattattccgggatttattcagttttcaaatttatactgactttttgatcacccggtacatctgaGGAAGTCACTGATTTAGTTTTAATAATGCAGTTTTAGTGTACTACAACCTTAAGAATATGTTGCATAAATACAGTATCACAAATTTTGTAAACTTTATTCCCGTCTGTTCTTGCTTCATGGACTGGCGTCGTTGCCAAAGACAGAAATAGTTATATGTGGATTTTCAGTCATCCCTTGAAACCCATACTGTCCGTTAAAAAGACGGCAGATTAGATTAACGCAACAGAGTTGGATTACCTTTGCTCATGGGAGAGAGGAGGTGGTACTGAACGGACGCGCTTCCGGCACTTCCACCGAGTATGGTAACCCGCTGTGGGTCGCCGCCGAACACCGCTATATTTCTTTGCACCCAGCGAAGGGCCTCTACTTGGTCCTTGAGACCCATGTTTCCAGGAACGACTTCATCACCAGTGCTTAAGAAACCTACGAAAAGAATACATCGTTTTCATCGCACGTTGTAAAATATTTAGTTAAACATACATTGAATTCATGAGTTGGTAATATATGGTTAGTGAGAGTTATCAATTATTTAAGGTTTTTTTTTGCCTTCATCAAGCTGAACTGTGTTATTAAGAACCAATATATCCACATACCTGTGTGAAACGAAAATATTGCAACAGACTGTGTTTATATCTGTTGGTGGATCTTATGTTGCATGATGTGATGAGAGACATAAGTACTTCTCTAACATGAATcaagtaatttttaatatttcataagTACATTCATTGTGACACATGTTGCCAAACATAGATATATTAACGTGTGATTCATATTTTGTACAAGCTATTGCCTGCAGCTGCACTTacttatcagtagttttgttatgacgtGTATTGGTGAGCAAGTAAGTTGTTGCACGTGCAACAACGTCAGCTGCCTTCACATGTCTGCCTGTTCGCGTAAGCATAGCTGGTGGCACATGCTGCCCGCTCACCCCAATGCACGATCATGTGGCACGTGCAGAGTCACTTGTGACCGCTTCCAAGGGGTGCGTGTACAGAGGAGCGTGGGTAGGACTGAGCATCTACGTATTGTGCTATTGAAGGAGCCAtacaatatacaatgtgtacattatgcaacaaatttaataattttttaacatgGTTTGTGATTAAAAACAGATGTCCCTTCCGTACTTCGCCGTCTTAGGGGTTGATTTTTTTTACGTTCTAAAATAACCTGTGTTCTTCTTCAGGTTTCAGGCTATCTCCATGCCAAATTTCATCGAGATCGGTCCAGTGGTGTAGtcatgaaaatgtaacagacagatCTAGTTTTGGTTTTGTAAAACTTCAAATAACtatatctttctttctatgattcaGTTTTGATGAAGTAAAACTTGCATGTTACCCCAATCTACGCACGAGTTTCCTGTGTAactttggagattagcgtgttcaaacaggcaGACAAGACAGTTTTAGATAAATCTTTAAATCATGATATCTTTTTTCGGattagattttgatgaaataaagcccgtATGGTGCCCCAGGCTATGCTTAAGTTTCCTCATAAAAATTCGCCTAATAATTTCGGCGATTAGCGTGTTCAGTCAAACAGACAACACAAcaattttagataaaattttaaatcacgatatcttttGTTCGTGGTCCGATCTGGATTAAATAGGGCTTATACGTTGCCGCAACCTAagttcaagttacctgtgaaaaccccgtGAAAATTAGTGCAGTACTTTCAGGGATTAGGGTGTTCAAACAGACTGACCGACACTACGGTGTTACAGTTTTACTACCGCTATAGATTGAGTGTAGTATAGCAGAGTAATGAGAGTGATTACTATGCTACAAATAAATATAACTGTAATTTtcattgtgaggatgatagtaagACAGATACATATACAGGgcgtttggggaggaaaggtcaatattttaaaccGTGAAAGTATAagcaattctgaacaaaaaatgttatatgaacataggtccgctcatgcttcgttagggaggtatgggtattgaaaggaactttaattctatAAAACTGAagtgcacaacgtgaacgtatgcGCAGTACAGGTGGACCGTAACGCGATTTTCTTGCAAACACTGCACGGGTACACGCCATGTTTACTCTATGCATTCTACCACATATTATGGTCACGTGACGTACGTAGTACAATCACTCCGTTGTTTGCGCAGTTGTGCCGTGTAAGCCGCATTGTGTAGTGTATCGGCGACGGGTCCGTTAGCTGTGTAATGTATGAtgttaactgtgttcgtacaagTGCTGCTAACAATGCCACATGTCTACAGTAATGAGTAATACGCAGATACGGTGCATGTTTATAGCTTCTGCGACATTAGTGCTACCGCTGCAAGAGAAGACCGCTGTAAGAGAAGAATACCACAAGCCCTTTACGACTCGACTGTTACCTGATCACagggtgtttaccaaagtgtttatcactttgcgtgcaacacgctctcttccaagtagacatttttcgtccgagcgctcacgtcaacaaactttgcaagaacaggaagaaattatcgtaagtgttgagcgaagtcccagtacgagcatacgaagaatgtccctgCTTATGAATGTTCCACAGACACGTGTACGGGAAACAAAACATGCGGAAAACCTGTATCCATCTCGCATACAGCGTCTCCAAAATCTCCGTGTTGGCGACAATGCCCacgacttcaattctgtcactgggtaattgagaatagtcatttgcttccatgCATACCATTATCtgacgaagcccagttttcacgacatggaataaaAAACACCTCAATAATCATCTATGGTCACTGGAAAATACAAACGAttcagtggatagcaatttccAACTTCGTTTTGCCGTAAATATTTAGCGTCGCATGAtcggtaaccttttgataggtccatttattatcaatcagcgaTTGACGCAAGAGAGGcacctgcattttttaaaaattcgtttgtggaactattggaagacgTTCATTTAGCCAAGTGAACTGGAGTGTACTTTTAACATGACGGTGCCCCTGCACATGTTACCAATCGAACcaccctaatcgctggattggccgtGGCGATGCTATTAACTGGTCTcccaagatcacctgaccttacacgTTTAGATTTATGTTTGtggggttggatgaaatcagaggtgcacaaagtgaaggtaaatacacgTGATGAAGTGCTTCGTCGCCTCACGGACCCTGCGTAATTGATTAAGAACCAACCACAGGCAACTGAACAAGCAACGCAACATTTTATCGCTagagcgcaaaagtgcattgacgttcatgctaagatattcgaacctgttctgtgagCTGTACAACATCTGTGTGATAAGTGTTAAAGTCGTTTGTAAATGTAACATtcatgttgtaatgcattatgtactaaatgcaaagtaaataaacattatgtacaaatgtgtaacataattttacttctctgtaacattgtattcaagaaaatcacgttacggtccagttaTAATGGGATACGTccacgttgtgcacatcaattttgtAGAATTAAAGTTCAtttcaatacccataccttcctaacgaagcatttgcggacctatgttcacataacattttttgttcagaattacttacacTATCCCTCGGTAAAATATTGGCCGTTCCTCCCCGAACATCCTGTATAGGTAGATAGATTTAGTTACTGGGTGTTGGTAGTAGTAGATATGGAGGGATAGTAAAGATACAGATAGAATAGCATTTCTAGAAGAACATTGTGAAGTGGTGGAATACAGGTAATTAAGAATCGGGAGAAGTAAGATAGCGTGTGTGACTGTAAAGTATGAGTAAAACGGAAAAGAAGGGGTAATGAAGAATTATGTGTCGATCAACAAAGAGCTGTGGCTTCTATAGAGAAATATCTTGGATAACGTAATTAAATTGCACATTCTTAAGTGAAACATAGTACTAGTGTATCTCGCTCCAAAAGCGGACAGGGATAACGGAGTAAATGTTTGAGGTCGCTTTCATTTTGCAGATGAAAACAATCTGTGTACAAGATGTAGCGCTGTTACTACTTTATTGGTATTACTAGCGTCTCTACCACAGTTattgaagaagccataaagagCCTGGAGGCGCTAAGTCATCAACAAGCCAATTTCAGCAACAGGTCTGTTAACGCACTGCAAGGCAGGCCAAACCGAGTAGATGCAGCGGAAAGACGGTAGTCTTGCAGGTCAGGCCAACAAATGAGCTTCTAACTCGTGGTggtcgagcaattctaggcgcttcagtcaggaaccgcgtgactgctacggtcgcaggttcgaatcctgcctcgggcatggatgtgtgtgatgtccttaagtttaagtcgttctaagtctgggggactgatcggctcagatgttaagtcccacagcgcttagagccatttgaaccatttaactcctacaaataaacataaattttagCAGAGGTATTCGAAATCCAG
This window contains:
- the LOC124776129 gene encoding venom carboxylesterase-6-like; this encodes MPNQKAEEYVTVDTHEGTIRGRLAETYTGKPMFRFEGIPYAEPPKWDLRFQPPVRKAAWSGVLDTLAASWACTQYSKYATGFEDCLFINVYGPGTPQNETQKAVVVWIHGGCFTSSSGTSGVPYYFVDSGVIFVTFNYRLGIFGFLSTGDEVVPGNMGLKDQVEALRWVQRNIAVFGGDPQRVTILGGSAGSASVQYHLLSPMSKGLFKNAIAMSGSALNPWAFSKNPSDRAIRYAKTLGYNGTTSTELLEFLKTIEARTLVVDRNSALSEENEDGESFRYFGRGIN